The DNA segment CATACTTCATCGCATAAATACTGTTACTTAAGTGGGAATTCTCTGGCTCCACCTGTTATGCCTCTAAGGTGATTTAGATTAACTTAATTTCCTTCCTTTCCAAGGTACACGCTCTATTGTACTTTTGAGGGATCTGAAACTCGATGTTTAAGATAAAGCCGGTGTTTTTATGTGAgccatttctattttttatttttgatattttggaCATGCAGCTTAAGTTCCtattaataagtttttataataCTAGTTTATGTCATAAattgttgaaatattttaaaagtaacatATTTTGGTAAGGTGAAATAAAACTGGtattataaaaacatattaaaaagaatttacaagagttataaattatatttatattcataagTTTAAACAAGCATAGTATGACTAAGTTCTGGATAGATGATTAGTTTCTTAGCTGGTCCAAAAAATCGGTATTTATGCTTAGTATGAGTTTTTTCAATCACGTTATTTTTGGGGGCGTTTGTACATACTTGAATTTGCTTGTCAATAATAGTTCAGATTTGGGGTATTGCTGATTGATACTTAACATAATTGAGTGCAATGCCCTTGGTTTAAATAGATATAAAAGTACCTTTTTTGATAGATTCGCCACAAAAAAAAGGGATTTTGttggtttttattattattattattattattattatcattattattattatctaagGGACACATAATATTTGTATCAATGCGTCCAGACAAACCACAAACAACGAAATCATGCTGTtgcatcatattttttaattattcagcAAATCACCAATAATAGAGGACAACTAGAATAGTTACTAATTACATTTTTGGGATAAggctgtttaaaaaaaaaattgtttagttttacttgtttttttctttttttaagaggAGCTACATACTAGGTTTTACAAAGTTTCAATAGACAAGGAAATGAAAAGAGAGTAAACTGCATTTTGCTGAAATATAATTTGTCTTGTAACTTGACCGATTCAGTTAACTCATGACAGCAAAACTGCAAAAGAACTACAAAGTACAAACTAGTCTCTAGGAAAGTCTACTCCCATCTCGTCTGCTTATAGCAGTGACCTGGCAGAAGtcatttttgttgaaaaaagcTCAACATGgcaatcagagaaaaatcaagTTTAGTAAGAAACAGAATAGAACATTCGTGAGTagtgaaataaaaaaagctCATGGAGTGGTACGAGACAGCCaatgaatatttttgttttgaggtAGGAGTCCAGGGGTAAAAATGGATGGGGCTGGATTGGGCTTCGCCTAAGTCTAGTTTAacctgttttatatttttatatttcatgtcTAAACGTGTTATCTGATACGAACCTGTTTTTAGGCCTGGACTTGGCTTTTTGTATAAGCCTGATATACCCATTAGTCTATTTAAAAGTGAGTTTTATAGtaagtgtaaaaaatatttttattaaacaaaagaaatattttattaaaaataataggataatttTAAATCACAAAATATGAGTAAAATTTGCGTGTAATATGTTACTAAAGTCTTTTGAGTTTCACCAAAAGTAAAGAGTCCATATCCTTGTTACCCATCTATGCttatatgaattaatttattttaaatattaattaaaatgattcaaatcattaaattattaaaataattttgtaatttaaataaaacaattataatattaaatatattaataataataattttattataaaaatattattactaaaCAGGCCGACTCGTCAGACTTAATAGGTTTTTCTTTAGACTCGTGACTtgacttatttaattaaataaattttttaaaaaaattgagcttAATTTTTTGCTAAATAAGTTAAGTCAGGCCAAACCAAACCTTAAATGACCCAAGTCATAGGTCCGCGACGGATGATTCGACTTACTTTCACCCTTAGATagaactatttatttatttgagaggCAAGACAAGGGAATATAAAAACCTAGAGATGCCAAGTGAATATTAGCTTGTTGGTTCATACTCAACCTAACATTTGCATCAAATTGATGAACAAGAGGTCCCTCGCCTTCTCAAGCCTCACCTTAACATAACAATGTCCTTTAATCTCATATAGGCCAATTCATAAATTATCTCTTAAACGATTATGTTTCCTACCTAACCTTCTACTTAGAGGTGGAAGTAGATTAGGCTGCTTGTTGGGAGCATATGATCTAAACCGTTTAAGGTTCGACTCATTTAATAATAAGGTCAGacttaaacttttttaatttttttttaattatatatgtcaAGCCACATACCTTAAAAAAGTCAAATAAGCTTGagatattgatttatttaataacaatattttttaataaaaatattactattaatatgatacataatattataattgttataatgaaattacaaaattcttTTTAGTGGTTTAacgatttaaattattttaatatttgaaataagtTAATTTCTACTATAAATATAGATGAATTTTGGTGGGACTTAAAAATCTGATAGTGTATCACTTGTAAGTTTTTGCCACGGTTTAAAATTTccttgttatttttaatgaataaaatctTTGgcttgataaagaaaaaaaattattttttatacttcttAATATAAAACATGCCTTCATAGGCTAACATACCAAACATACCTCTCCGTTTCCTGCATTAGATTGTGTAAATGTCCATTCAACAGTTAACCAAacacataattaataatttaaccaTTCCAAGAAATGATTACgatttttatgatatttcaGACAAGCAACGTAGCAAACTCCCTCTATGCAATGTAGACATTTTTTCTTGCGTATGAACTGACGTAAGGATATTTGAACTCTAGAGTTGACAGCCAActtaaattgaattttgttgGTCTCCGCTTCTTTAAAAGGCGAGGGACGTTCATGACTCTGACACCAAATTAGCAATAGTGACCCATAACATAACATAGTCATAGGCTTTGTTTGATATTCATCAGTCTTAGTGTTGTGACTAATTAATGGCAACAGTGCAATTCATTTTCGCTAATAGTGGTTCGTGAGAAGCTAGCTACGCAAACAATTCTTCCTTTCAAGTgctattttctctttctctcttgtcatattatatataattattttgaacaatATCTTCATATGATATCTTGTGTGCCCGTGATAATTTTATTGCaatattaattcttaatttttattagtcaaGAGAATCAAATTTGTGacttttttcttgtttcatttCCTCTGACCAATTTAATTCATCTTCTATTATGCTTCATGGTTGCTCCGTGTGCGTaagtatatttgtttttaatttcatgcaGAGTAAGATGATATCAAAAGGGAAACCCATGCTGGAAGAAAGTATGATGACCCCGTATTGCAACTCTGACCCAAGCTGTTTCAAAGTGGCCGTTTTAGGTTACTCTTCAGGACCAAATTCACTTCAGGTGGCGTACGATATTATTGATGACAAAAGTCGCTGCTTTAACCACGAGCCACCCACATCCCAAATTTACCTCAACGATCAATTTCAAAACGATTTCAACAACTAGAGGAGGGAGAGAAGTTTAGTCCATGTTTCATCAACGCAACGCCCGGAAGCTTTTATGGGAGACTCTTCCCTAGCAATTCCACCAGTCTTCATTGGCTCTCTCAGGTTAACTTCAATTTATAATACTGATACAATGTGACAAAATAATGCACATACAGCAgcatttcaatatttatttttccatgtttaattttgcaACAGGCTCCAAAGGGGTTGGCTAAGGGAACATGATTAGTTAACATAGGAAACATTTACTTCACAAACACGAGCCCATCCGAAGTGTACCAAGCATACCTTGACCAGTTTAGTCCATATTTCAATCTGTTTCTAAAATCACGCGCGGAGGAATTATTGCGTGGTGGTGGCATGGTTCTAAGATTTGTTGGTAGAGATGAAACTTTTGACATAATAACTCCTTGGGGGTTAATTGGTTTGGTTCTCATTGACATGGTTTCAGAGGTACACGAGTCAAGCTAAGTTGGAGTGTGTTAATATGCCAAGATATGGTCTTACTGCTAAGAAAGTTAAGCAATTGATTGGTGCAGAAGGGTCTTTCACTCTTGAGAAGTTGGAGACATTCAAGTCGCGTTGGGATGACGGTTTGAAGGAGAATGGTAATGGTGATTTCGTATTAGATACTAATGTCAGAGCCAAATTCATCGCCAAATATGTGAGAGCTACTACTGAACCTTTTATGACGGCACGGTTTGGAGAAGGAATAATTGATGAATTATTTCCTAAATACAGAAACAAGGTTGCTGAACTGTTGGAAGAAGTGATATTAGAGCATGCTTACCTGGTCATGTTTATGACAAAAAAATGATACAAATCACTCAAGTTAAAgaattgtttgtattttttcttctaaatatgtTAATCTGGGTTAAAGATCTCTAATGGAGGTGCTTAACTTGTTTGTGCATAAAGATCTGATGCCTAATGAGACCGATGCATTGGAAAGAGTTTTTAATGAGTGTGAATGAAGCACCAAGTGCTCATATCAAGTTTTTCTTGCTTTGTTACTCAGGGAATGAAATTTAAGCTTAGTAAGATTCAGCCCACATTTTTACGCTCAACATACATATATCATAGTCTTTCAAGCATTGTTTTTGCTCAGCTGTATTGTTTACGTTGCTGGGAGTGCATACATATGTAATCAacagaaatatatttctttcgGGAGTATTTTTAACTAAACATCAAAAGGGTGCTTTTGTCATTTCAGTGGTGTTGgtgtttaaataataaattagagggTGTCAATATCAATGTCTGTGCCAAAAAAGTTCTAACCCACCCCAAGGTCCATATATCAacctaacatatatatatatatatatatatatatatatatatatatatatatatatatatatatatgtgtttaGGGGTCTACCTACTGTAAAGAATGATGAGGATGAGgaagaagaataattttttaaagtgagtgaatttatatatatcaaaattgttaatgattataaaaaaataagtaggtATTgacattaaaatgtttttattatacaaattaatatatgaattgttgtactaatatcatttttttatccaatttcATAACAaccgtaaataaaaaaaagatgagaagagatatataaaagtaaataaaaagaatacaGTGAGTctcacaaattttaaaattacatccATTCCCAAAAAATCTATTAAACAATTATAGTAGtattattttcatctcccaccCTTTTTTCTGATTCTTTTTAACCAAACAAAAACATACATGATGAATCGAGAAGTGATATTTTACCCACGGAGGATGAAAATAAAGCATAAATGGCGTGGCTCCTACTTGCCACACTTGTTATTTGAATAGTTAAAAGCAAAAGCACTAGACaaaggcaaaaataaaaaaaaatgaaaaaatgaaaatctatAGCCAGTGGCAGACAATATATGGTGGCATGTTGAGTTTGTGCCAGTTATAAAAGATCTTTCCTACCCTAGTATAGCTTTTGCACTGTGGCAATGATGAATATGCTTTTTAAGTTTTCCAAATGGGACGGCAATAGTACCGTGGTTGGTAACAGGAATACTTTCTCGTTAAGTAGCTCATTTtccctgaaaataaaataaaataaatgggcATCCACAATATTATTTGATACTTAGTAAAAGAGGGggaaaatataaacattttaatttataatgtaatagaaaaaaattaaaaatgttgattAAGTGTTTAAAATGatcaaatgtttaaaataaaagtatttaagtATATTATTCTTTTCCCCCTTTGTGTATGGAACATAATAGCTATTTCCCCACTGAAATCAGCATTTCTTAAACACTTTCTTTTACCAAGAACATCCTAatcaatagtaattttttttagatataaagactaataaaataaattcatctctctcaaaaaaatctttacttatataatcaaaattaaacattgacAACAAGAAACTTAACTTAATcttgttagtaaaaaaaaaaagttcagtgGCATAAGATACGAATTTTAGCCAACAAATCGTCTTTTctcaaacattaaaatgcatACAGTTTGTCTCCCTCTGTCCACAGCAAGAAAACGGCATCTTCTGCGAAATAGAGAATTTCCTTAGCTGCAGACTCAATTTTCTAAGTGGTTTGGTTAAGGTATAAGACAAGAAATATAATCCATTTGGTTTGATCCAGTACTGATTAGATTTAATAAAACCTCACCTGAATTAGATTGGTCTGATTTGATctggttaaatttttttctactgTTCTCGtgatatgttaaattattaataattaattattgaataatatataatatgtttctataatattattttttactttgataaaataaatatataacaattaattaattattttcatattaattatggtatgatatgatttaatatttatatgttttagatatttttatctatgatcatttgatgattttttatttagtcttaaaaaataatagttttttaattatttaatgataatactttaaaaataatttataataataaatgattatataatatttataatttaattataataataaatttaaaatttaaaatataaaaatatgaattaatcatttgttagatattttatatttattttttaatttttttaaaatatattgagtCAACCGAATTAATAATTTATCGAACTTCTAATATTAATCCAAGTGTTTCGACTCGGTAAATGATCCGATCAGTTATCATAGCGGGTGCACGGTATAACATACCCTTTGCATGCGCAAGTGCGAGAATCAAATTACCAAGACTAACATGTCAACTGaattgacaaacacaaaatattaataaaattagaaagaaaaaacacgTTAAATAAACGCAACATATTTTAGGATCAATCAAAACATTAGTTTATAAACTCTTAAGTAAATTTTAGGATATTTATCGAACTCTCGAATTAATCTTTTACAAATTTATAAGTCTATTTAATATATGTAAGTTGATTTTtaagtaaactctttttttataaattcttgctaaattttataaattcggTAGACTCTCGAGTTTATGATCGagtcaacaaattaaaaaaattaaaccaaaatgtaagtcattttggattatttttttatctatttaatattcaaCATTTAGTGTGTCTCAAATACAAAAGTTCTCatatttaataacatcaaactcttattctctaataatattatgaaaataatctgtatttataaattattatctagTAATAATGCAttactagacttggttatttaaatattgtaaaatttattatttactattttttttattatattattgaaatgtttaattattatattatttatagatattttgttattatttattttgttatttatattaagtCTATAAAACTTTGATCAATCTATTAAACTCTTTAACTTTCATTTAAGCTCTACTTGCATATAATATCTATACATCACATagtattttgtttgtttattaattaaaccGAAGCAATAACATTGCatgtatatatagttttttccaGTTTGACCCCAATAGTAGAAGCAATAATATAGAGACATATGAGTTTTTGACCAATACTCATAGTTCtagcaattaattaattagagagTTGAGTAGTTCGTAGCCTCTGTTGGCGAGCAATGAAAGCCTCAACCTTGCGACGAAAGTCATCGTTGCTCATGCCATCTTCAGGGTACgaattattattgttaaccTGCACTTTCTGAGTCTCACACCTCTGCAACACGCGCGGAGGAAGCTTCTCAGTCTCCACGCGCTTTACAATAATATCCGATTGACACCTTCTATAATCCTTCTTGTTCATCTCCAAACTAGTCTCTGCAGTTTTGGTGGCATCAATTTCTTGACCCTTTATTATAACAGTCTCGGCCACTAGTCTCACACTTGGCTTTGGTTTGCGATTATTGTTGCTGAGATGGAGTTGAAGTTTCTGATGGATGGTGGTGTTTTGGAGGAACTCGAGATAGAGATCTGCAGGTTCCGGTGGGGCATGTTTGGCTGAAGATGAGTGATTAGATGAAAATTGTCCCGATTGTGCGAACAACGTTATGATTATGACGTTTCCGAGGAGAAAAACAAAGCGAGGGCTACCCATGAAGTTGCGGAAACACTCGGTTGTGTTTTTGAGAGTGGAGGGTAGGTTGATGGAGAGCCTCGAGACCAAGACCAGAACGACGCACACCTCTGCGTACCGCAACAAGCTTGCGATCTTTCGGAGCTGACGATGATGTTTCCTAGGTTTTGTGGGTTTCTTTGTTTGGAGCTTGTGGAAGTTGGTCGAGTACTCCATTTTGGTTAATGAAACGGGTTTAGgagttaattaatttgattagatGGGTCTCACTCGCACAAAAGGGGCTGGGAATTTGTCAGGAGCATGCATCTCACACTTGATGATAATAATAGAGAAAGTAGCGGTTTCTAGGATTGGAAGCATGGAAACAGAGTGAAGGAAGTGAATGTTGTAGTATTAATTATAGTATGATGCATTTGCTTTGGGAATCTATGGAGTGGCTCTGTTTGTTTTGGGttctctttgtttctttttcaagatTGGCTGTTCTTCCTCTAATTTATAGAATCCACCAATCCAATTTTAAGTGcctacaaaaatcaaaattaaaaaaaggaaagaaaaaaaagatgttcaataaaataaaagaaaatgcatcCGAATCTgttccttttacttttttttttctttctcggtattccattttctgctttcttttttctactttttccTCTGTGCATTAAACTAGATTAGTGGCATATAATACCAAGTGGTATTGATAAAGCCAAGATGATTCGGGATTTAGTCCAAAACGGAAGACTTTGATCCTTTCTATGGCAGTGTAGTTTCCTCCTTTGAATTGTGGTTAATGACTTAATGCAGTCAAAAATAAGTTCTGAAAAAGTGTCTTAAGAAagttttaagagaaaataaggattttttcatcccaataatacaaaaaaatttaaaaatcacttaaataatacaattcaaaaatgaaaaataacaaataaagaaagcaTTTATTCCCCTTCTATATCttacatcaataattttttgcatCTTTTTTACATCTAAGaaaagtcttgaatcttgattttttaattggtgAAATATTagacaatttaatttatttacacaaATGATACAAATCACTATTTAAGGTGACAATCAATTTCTcacttttgtttattattttttcatttttatgttgtgTAAGAATTGATTTCAcaacatgttattttttttgatcATAGAATTTAGCGTCGGCTTGCAAAATACATATATtagattataaaagaaaaataaaaaactacttattttattaaaaaacataagtttgttaatctttatttcaatttttgttaagattataaaatataagtaaaaaaagaaaaagtatattataattatgaagcttacaatcaaatttaattatataataaaaggttaaacaataattgaaataaacaatgatatttataattttcttttattttgagtcAACTGacattaaattgaataaaaatgtgtttgttaatctaatcattaaaaaacaacacattaattaaattcttatcttAAATAGTGATTTGTAtcatttgtgtaaaaaaaaattggatcatATTAtctggataatttttttattactgggtgaaaaattcaaaaaataaggtGTCACAATGGTTTTGGCTTTAGAACTTAGAAGTAAAGGGAAATTTtcacttttgaaaataaaataaaataaattataatggaTTTATTGAAGAATGACATGACATAACttgtcaaattattattatcattttttggaaaaaatacaATGAAATAATCATATTCACGGTACAATAATTGATCGAAATTAACTGCTTAATTAACTTTATAACAAATCCGTTAAACAAGAATTGGACAGTGGATAAGATAGAATATTATCGAAAGAAAGattgaacataaaataaaaaatcatgtgtATGATTATATTTGAAGACATCTACTTACTATAAATCAATAacctaaaaacaaatatataaccGTATACTACTTAATTAGCATACAACTGAGCTTTAAATATATAGATAAGGTATtttacactaaaaaaaataattatgaaacacAATTGTTAAAATGATACAAATTCGCGTAGGACGAGAAAAACAGTTTTATCATCGTCTTTGATTTCCATCAAAATCTTAGTtatttccatttattttttgaCCAAAATATATTTACGAATGCAACTTCGTagttaggtaaaaaaaataatcttgtaaCATATAACAATTCTGATTAAGCTGGTTGGCAGTAGTTTATTGGAGAGAATGAGAGTTGGTTAACAAACACTAATGAATACTGGTCTGAGAGATTTGTGACCCATTTCTTAGTCGTTAAGAAAAAGCCATGCACTTTTGCTTTgtctttcttaatttcttatttatttcccTCAacactccaaactcaaaagccTTCACTTCCACTTTCTCAGGGTCCCCATTTGTTCTCCAATTTACCCGCCCATAATAGAGGGAGATGCAACTTTTGGCTTCAGATGGGACCTGGCTAGTTGGCGTATTAGATCAACATTAATTGATCACATAAAGATTTCACTCACATTTTCATTTCATTGCGTTAATTCTAACTTTAGTCCCCCCAATCTAAACTTGATTAGTCATAAAGCAGGGTAAGTCTTCAGCAAATAAATAAGGGTGTTTTgatgtcatttttgttttttagtttttcaaatttattttgtaattctgtcaaaaaaagttgtttttataaaatatttttaaaaattagattttagAGAATAAGAATTGACGAATAAGATGCGAGAGTTTAAAGaacatgaataaataaaaactaagtaaaaaattaaaataatttagagatgttttaattttaaaaactaaaaaatatattacttttgaaaacaactttttttttataaaaaaaataatcttaccaaatagtataatttttcatttttaagaaaaaaaaaaaacaaaccttTCGGAAAACTTGTACTAGCTAATTTCGACCTAATAGAAAACCACCGTCACGTtaatgattcattttttttttttgagttttctCATGAAAATGGTTCCAGAATAATCCAGATTCGATACCATTGAACATCATGTCCTTCACAGAGTTAATTACTTAAACGACAAGGAGCACTAGAAGTCGTATTTGGATTAAAGGGTCCACTAAAGATCTCTATGTAACTTCTTCTGTTTTAGTAGCCATCGAACTGATGTCCCACAATGAAACCAGAAATCGTAGGTTTACGATCATttttgaaccatgaaataagctATATACTATGAATTTTAATCCACTAATATTGGCACTAATAATCTGACCTCTGATACAACACTGCAAATTTAAAGACTATAgacttaaatattttgtaatgtAGCAATCGGATTTGATTAATGCTGTGGTTAATCATGCACTGCCATAACGTGCATATAATAAAGTAGCTGTAGCATTTTGACCGTTTAAAATCAAGATATCCATCAACTTCATTCTCTTGAACTGTGCTTTTCTAAGTGCAACTATAAATACTACTATATGAGGATAAGAATCTCTCATGCCACGTGTTATTGCACAACAAAACACTAAACATTTTAGCAAATTGCTAAAGTTAGCTATTTCTAGGCCTCTTTCCTCTGCAATGTTAATTGGCTAATGGCCAGTTTCATATGTTGGTCCttattaaaaagtatatataattttgatcagGCATAGAGTACAACCTTTCATATTAAAGTAACAACAATATTAAACAAATTAGGGAAGCAGTGGCTTGTCCTCTACGTACCTTTAGATTTAGAAATTAGATGGGATTGACTGATGCTACAAAGTACAAAGCTTTTACATGCAGTAGAATCGTTTCagaaaacttaaaaccaatccaAAATGGAAGGGCGTTTGCTTATAGTAATAACGAGATgaattggattaaaaaaatatattcatcaaTATTGGTGTGAAGCATGTAAATATTGAAATGATATATAACTAAAGAATGAGAATCTTTTGGTATGTACAAAAAGAAAGGAgataaggaaaaaagaaaacaaaagaaaaaacgaGTGGAGGACTGTAAACGGAAATGAGCGGAGTGCCAAATAACATTTGTGGGGGCACGATCAGAAATTTTAATCCATTGAAactgatttcttttctttttctgagaAGGAGGGGaatggaaaaaagaaatatgagtAGCCAACAAAGAATCAAACTTGTCCCTTAAATTTTTTAGGGGATAATGCCATGAcagatttaatttttctatttttgtcatGAAATCCTTCACATCAATAATTGAtgtattatttgaaataattgatagATTAGgccaaaaaaacatattatttgCACAGCTATGTGAAACCTAAACTGGGCCTTTATCTAACAAAAAAGCCCATTGGGCAATAAAGCCCATTGGGCAATAAAGCCCTTTCTACTAAAATGAGATCCAGACTATAGATATGTTAAACGACGTAGTTTTAAGCGAATCGTTTGGCCTTTTTATTCCTCCTACTCTCAAATACCCTAATTAGGTTTGTGATTGTCTTTGCCTCACTTTGCTGCCGTACCTAATCGGAGAGCTCCCGCTGACTGCGATCGGATTTCATGGTAAGTTTCTCTGCAAATTTCATCAATTCTGTTTCCGTTAATATGTTCTAATTTCCGCGTTTCTGATTTGGTGGTACTTGCAGGCTCCTAAGAAAGACAAGGCTCCCCCACCTTCATCCAAGCCCGCCAAGTCT comes from the Glycine soja cultivar W05 chromosome 6, ASM419377v2, whole genome shotgun sequence genome and includes:
- the LOC114414474 gene encoding uncharacterized protein LOC114414474 gives rise to the protein MEYSTNFHKLQTKKPTKPRKHHRQLRKIASLLRYAEVCVVLVLVSRLSINLPSTLKNTTECFRNFMGSPRFVFLLGNVIIITLFAQSGQFSSNHSSSAKHAPPEPADLYLEFLQNTTIHQKLQLHLSNNNRKPKPSVRLVAETVIIKGQEIDATKTAETSLEMNKKDYRRCQSDIIVKRVETEKLPPRVLQRCETQKVQVNNNNSYPEDGMSNDDFRRKVEAFIARQQRLRTTQLSN